In Aspergillus luchuensis IFO 4308 DNA, chromosome 1, nearly complete sequence, the following are encoded in one genomic region:
- a CDS encoding NAD(P)-dependent oxidoreductase (COG:S;~EggNog:ENOG410PXY0;~InterPro:IPR036291,IPR016040;~PFAM:PF13460), with protein sequence MQQHQPTVAFFGATGGCANACLALALQAGVHCSALARTPSKLHNLLQQLNVSESAIANYLTVTEGDIYDHQAVQKTLYVDGRPVDLIISGLGGKPRFEYGIKATLDNPTICQDGIQSIISAARSCPQKPRIVIISTTGLSNTRDVPLMMLPLYHWLLKVPHADKKVMEDLVVAEMQKPEEERAIDGYLFVRPSLLVNGDGDGLSKIRTGTDENPAVGYFISRRDVGLWIFERVIHQASLADCLYWGQKVSLTA encoded by the exons AtgcaacaacaccagccAACAGTAGCCTTCTTCGGAGCGACGGGGGGATGTGCCAATGCGTGTCTGGCTCTTGCCCTACAAGCCGGCGTTCATTGTTCCGCCC TGGCTCGCACGCCCTCCAAGCTCCACAATTTGCTCCAGCAGCTCAATGTCTCCGAGTCCGCCATTGCAAACTACCTAACGGTCACGGAAGGTGATATCTACGATCACCAAGCTGTTCAAAAGACCCTCTATGTCGACGGCCGCCCCGTTGATCTGATCATCTCCGGCCTCGGCGGCAAGCCACGCTTCGAGTATGGCATCAAAGCCACCCTAGACAACCCAACCATTTGCCAAGATGGCATCCAGAGTATCATTTCTGCCGCTCGATCGTGTCCCCAGAAGCCCCGCATCGTGATCATTAGCACCACCGGCCTCAGCAACACGCGCGACGTGCCACTCATGATGCTGCCCCTGTACCATTGGCTGCTCAAGGTTCCACACGCGGATAAGAAGGTGATGGAGGACCTTGTTGTGGCCGAGATGCAGAAgccggaggaggaacgcGCCATCGACGGGTATCTCTTCGTACGGCCCTCCTTGTTAGTGAatggcgatggcgatggTCTGTCGAAGATCAGGACCGGCACTGACGAGAACCCCGCGGTGGGCTATTTTATTAGTCGTCGGGACGTGGGTCTTTGGATCTTCGAGAGGGTAATTCATCAGGCATCGCTTGCGGACTGTCTGTATTGGGGGCAGAAGGTGTCCCTGACGGCCTAG
- a CDS encoding M3 family metallopeptidase (COG:O;~EggNog:ENOG410Q2AN;~InterPro:IPR024079,IPR024077,IPR024080,IPR001567;~MEROPS:MER0003110;~PFAM:PF01432;~go_function: GO:0004222 - metalloendopeptidase activity [Evidence IEA];~go_function: GO:0008237 - metallopeptidase activity [Evidence IEA];~go_process: GO:0006508 - proteolysis [Evidence IEA]) produces MTIEECAPLPTFDITPAAILDHANQVIRRVQLDVNHLIDTVVIGDATVDTLVRPLGNIDNEFKYHIQYIALFQSVAPSPDLRKASSEAVNLVNQAYLALFQDERLFYLVDTVYSKINDDYEDGESIRLLSRFHRMFVDNGLRLAGADRDRFQHIVKRLLELRVQFMDNIATDPGSLWIATDELKGLDEGMLKNLERGPSGTSRIRLDRPTVSTILGKCSVAQVRRDVFLSSQSIYSQNVVIFQDTITLRHEAARLLGFPSFAAQQLRHQLVKSPGAVTDLLEDLERRLQPLAIRELQALQTFAGLESPLYLWDFDYYHRRMLQEQYSVSHDLISEYFPAEHTIQRMLGIFERLFGLSITEVTEKTDRNVWHSDVRIFAVRDRQESSGSFLGYLYTDIYPRPGKYNHAANFNIHPGFRRKDGSQSPVATALVCNVSPATADRPALLQHREVITLFHELGHGMHDLLGRAKYALFSGHRTVRDFVEAPSQLLEYWCWVPECLQQLSCHYTYLPEYCERTLAEGTVQDASRPPREIPEDLVKGLAAVKQVNQGILTLRQVAFSAFDMEIHGEHGHEISEGNGIAERHNSLLQGMTLLRGPEEVNWGHGYATSQHYMWGQEANYFSYLYTRTLAADIWTSNFRDDPMSAEAGLRYRRMILAHGGSRDELEMLREFLGRSPSPEAYLGDLGVGKA; encoded by the exons ATGACCATCGAGGAATGTGCCCCGCTACCCACCTTTGACATTACACCCGCGGCGATTCTAGACCATGCCAATCAGGTTATCCGCCGGGTCCAGCTGGACGTCAATCATTTAATCGACACAGTGGTAATTGGGGATGCCACGGTTGATACTCTAGTGCGTCCACTAGGCAACATAGACAATGAGTTCAAGTATCACATTCAGTACATTGCCCTATTCCAATCAGTCGCGCCGTCCCCGGATCTGCGCAAAGCATCATCAGAGGCAGTAAACCTGGTTAATCAAGCTTACCTAGCGCTGTTCCAAGATGAGCGCCTATTCTATCTGGTCGACACCGTGTATAGCAAGATCAACGATGACTATGAAGATGGCGAGTCCATACGTCTCCTGTCGAGATTCCATCGCATGTTTGTCGATAATGGCCTCCGTCTGGCTGGGGCAGATCGCGATCGGTTTCAGCACATCGTGAAGCGGTTGCTTGAATTGCGTGTCCAGTTCATGGACAACATTGCCACCGACCCGGGGAGTCTGTGGATAGCAACAGATGAATTGAAGGGCCTCGATGAGGGCATGCTGAAGAACCTCGAACGGGGTCCTTCGGGGACTAGTCGCATTCGTTTGGATCGGCCGACAGTCAGCACGATTCTGGGGAAATGCAGCGTGGCTCAAGTCCGGCGAGATGTTTTCCTCAGTAGTCAGTCAATCTACTCTCAAAATGTCGTAATATTCCAGGATACTATCACTCTGCGACATGAAGCTGCCCGACTACTGGGGTTCCCGTCGTTCGCAGCACAACAACTACGGCATCAGCTGGTCAAATCCCCCGGCGCTGTCACAGACCTCCTGGAGGACCTCGAGCGTAGATTGCAGCCACTTGCGATCCGCGAGTTACAAGCCTTACAGACATTCGCTGGTCTAGAATCACCGCTTTATCTGTGGGATTTCGACTACTATCACCGCCGCATGCTGCAGGAACAGTATTCTGTCAGCCATGATTTGATCTCCGAGTATTTCCCAGCTGAACATACGATTCAGCGGATGCTGGGCATCTTCGAAAGGCTATTCGGATTATCCATTACGGAAGTTACAGAGAAGACCGACCGGAATGTGTGGCACTCTGATGTCAGGATATTCGCAGTACGCGACAGACAAGAGTCTTCAGGCTCCTTCCTAGGCTATCTGTATACGGATATCTACCCTCGGCCAGGGAAATACAACCATGCCGCCAACTTTAACATCCATCCT GGATTTCGAAGGAAAGATGGGAGTCAATCTCCCGTCGCCACGGCTCTTGTGTGCAATGTATCGCCAGCTACAGCCGACCGACCGGCGCTTCTGCAGCACAGGGAAGTCATCACGCTGTTCCATGAATTAGGACACG GAATGCATGATCTCCTAGGAAGAGCCAAGTACGCTCTATTTTCCGGCCATCGAACTGTACGAGACTTCGTCGAGGCACCCAGTCAGCTGCTGGAATACTGGTGCTGGGTACCAGAATGTTTGCAACAGCTCAGTTGCCATTACACGTACCTGCCGGAGTATTGTGAGCGAACTTTGGCTGAGGGGACTGTGCAAGATGCCAGCCGACCACCGAGAGAGATACCCGAGGACCTAGTCAAGGGACTTGCTGCTGTCAAACAAGTCAATCAGGGTATCCTGACCCTGCGACAGGTTGCCTTTAGTGCATTCGATATGGAGATCCATGGCGAGCACGGCCATGAAATCTCGGAAGGCAATGGCATTGCCGAGCGACACAATTCGTTACTACAAGGAATGACCCTCCTCCGGGGCCCTGAGGAAGTCAACTGGGGCCATGGATATGCCACGAGCCAGCATTACATGTGGGGCCAAGAGGCCAACTACTTTTCATACCTCTA CACACGGACCTTGGCAGCGGACATTTGGACCTCCAACTTTCGTGACGATCCCATGAGTGCGGAAGCTGGACTCCGCTATCGACGGATGATTCTCGCCCACGGCGGTAGTAGAGACGAGTTGGAGATGCTCAGGGAGTTCCTGGGACGATCTCCGTCTCCGGAAGCATATCTCGGGGATCTAGGGGTCGGGAAAGCATAG
- a CDS encoding GMC family oxidoreductase (CAZy:AA3;~COG:E;~EggNog:ENOG410PJ6X;~InterPro:IPR012132,IPR036188,IPR027424,IPR000172, IPR007867;~PFAM:PF00732,PF05199;~go_function: GO:0016614 - oxidoreductase activity, acting on CH-OH group of donors [Evidence IEA];~go_function: GO:0050660 - flavin adenine dinucleotide binding [Evidence IEA];~go_process: GO:0055114 - oxidation-reduction process [Evidence IEA]), with translation MQLHERYKSPVSKVLKLSSPFKHSGVIMATKMLRSLTLLGALSTALAAPSTRHSGSQYDYIVVGGGTSGLVVANRLSENPNVSVLIIEAGGSVLNNSNVTDVDGYGLAFGTDIDWQYETTNQSYAGNAPQVLRAGKALSGTSAINGMAYTRAEDVQVDAWQTIGNEGWTWDSLFPYYRKSENLTVPTASQRARGATYDPNANGEEGPLSVAWPDIPANNLTNTLNATFQGLGVPWTEDVNGGKMRGFNVYPSTIDYTAYVREDAARAYYWPIASRPNLHLMLDTFVNRLVWKNGGSQGNATAAGVEITSSNGTISVIGASQEVIISAGSLKSPGILELSGIGNRDILERYNISVRVDLPTVGENLQDQTNAGLGASTTPGLTGTKTVVYPNIYDVLGNDTLAVAQSVRRQLKQWANETAKVSSGTMKAEDLEALFQLQYDLIFKDKITIAEILYYPGSTSSISAQYWALMPFARGYVHIGSADPTAKPIINPNYYKFDWDLTSQIAVAKYVRKTFQAAPLANLVTEETNPGFEAVAANGSEEDWKAWLLTQYRSNFHPVGTAAMMPKDKGGVVSDRLTVYGTSNVRVVDASVLPFQVCGHLVSTLYAVAERASDLIKADSGLF, from the exons ATGCAGCTTCATGAGAGGTATAAAAGCCCAGTGAGCAAGGTCTTGAAGCTATCATCACCGTTCAAACATTCCGGAGTGATCATGGCCACCAAGATGCTTCGAAGCTTGACCCTTTTGGGTGCGCTGTCAACGGCCCTTGCAGCGCCTTCTACCCGTCACTCTGGTTCCCAGTATGATTACATTGTCGTTGGTGGAGGTACCAGCGGTCTCGTGGTTGCCAACCGCCTGTCGGAGAACCCCAATGTGTcggtcctcatcatcgaagcCGGTGGTTCAGTTCTCAACAACTCCAACGTCACGGATGTCGACGGCTACGGACTGGCCTTCGGTACAGACATCGACTGGCAGTACGAGACAACCAACCAGTCCTATGCGGGCAACGCCCCCCAGGTGCTGCGTGCTGGAAAGGCGCTTTCGGGCACGAGTGCCATCAACG GAATGGCGTACACTCGGGCCGAAGACGTCCAGGTTGACGCATGGCAGACCATCGGTAACGAGGGATGGACCTGGGACAGCCTGTTCCCCTACTATCGGAAGAGTGAGAACTTGACTGTTCCCACCGCCAGCCAGCGTGCCAGAGGAGCCACCTACGATCCCAATGCCAACGGCGAGGAGGGTCCGCTGTCCGTAGCCTGGCCCGACATTCCCGCCAATAACCTCACCAACACCCTGAATGCCACCTTCCAGGGACTCGGTGTTCCATGGACTGAGGATGTCAACGGCGGCAAGATGCGTGGCTTCAACGTCTACCCTTCCACCATTGATTACACCGCATATGTGCGTGAAGACGCCGCCCGTGCATACTATTGGCCCATTGCGTCCCGTCCTAACTTGCACCTGATGCTTGATACTTTCGTCAACCGTCTGGTCTGGAAGAATGGAGGATCCCAGGGTAAtgccactgctgctggtgtcgAGATTACCTCTTCCAATGGCACCATCAGTGTCATCGGAGCAAGCCAGGAGGTCATCATTTCTGCCGGTTCATTGAAGTCGCCCGGTATCCTGGAACTCTCCGGTATCGGTAACCGCGATATCCTGGAGAGGTACAACATCTCTGTCCGTGTCGATCTTCCCACCGTCGGTGAGAACCTTCAGGACCAGACCAACGCGGGGCTAGGTGCTTCCACCACCCCTGGTCTGACGGGCACCAAGACCGTGGTTTATCCCAACATCTATGATGTTCTTGGCAACGACACCTTGGCGGTCGCACAATCCGTCCGCCGCCAGCTCAAGCAGTGGGCCAACGAAACCGCCAAGGTGAGCAGTGGCACCATGAAGGCTGAGGATCTGGAAGCTCTCTTCCAGCTGCAGTATGACCTGATCTTCAAGGATAAGATCACGATCGCGGAGATCTTGTACTACCCCGGTAGCACCAGCAGTATTAGCGCCCAGTATTGGGCCCTGATGCCCTTTGCTCGTGGATATGTCCACATTGGATCCGCCGATCCTACTGCCAAGCCgatcatcaaccccaactacTACAAGTTCGATTGGGATCTTACCAGTCAGATTGCGGTGGCCAAGTACGTCCGCAAGACCTTCCAGGCTGCTCCCTTGGCCAACCTTGTTACCGAGGAGACCAACCCTGGCTTTGAGGCCGTGGCTGCCAACGGCTCCGAGGAGGACTGGAAGGCGTGGTTGCTCACACAAT ACCGCTCGAACTTCCACCCGGTCGGCACTGCTGCCATGATGCCCAAGGACAAGGGCGGCGTGGTCAGCGACCGCTTGACGGTGTACGGCACCAGCAATGTTCGCGTGGTGGATGCATCcgtccttcccttccaggTGTGCGGCCACCTGGTCAGTACCTTGTACGCGGTGGCTGAGCGGGCCTCCGATCTGATCAAGGCCGACTCTGGTCTCTTCTAA
- a CDS encoding uncharacterized protein (COG:O;~EggNog:ENOG410PKER;~InterPro:IPR029058,IPR005152;~PFAM:PF03583;~SECRETED:SignalP(1-19);~go_function: GO:0004806 - triglyceride lipase activity [Evidence IEA];~go_process: GO:0016042 - lipid catabolic process [Evidence IEA]): MYIPSVLLLAASLFHGATALPTPGSSPIPPSQDPWYSAPEGFEEADPGAILRVRPAPGNLTVVVGNASAAYNILYRTTDSQYKPSWAVTTLLVPTEAASAAINQSVLLSYQIAYDSFDVNASPSYAMYTSPPSDIILALQQGWFVNVPDYEGPNASFTAGVQSGHATLDSVRSVLASGFGLNQDAKYALWGYSGGALASEWAAELQMQYAPELNIAGLAVGGLTPNVTSVMNTVTSTISAGLIPAAALGLSSQHPETYEFILSQLKTTGPYNRTGFLAAKDLTLSEAEVFYAFQNIFDYFVNGSATFQAQVVQKALNQDGYMGYHGFPQMPVLAYKAIHDEISPIQDTDRVIKRYCGLGLNILYERNTIGGHSAEQVNGNARAWNWLTSIFEGTYAQQYKTEGCTIRNVTLNTTSSVY, from the coding sequence ATGTACATCCCCTCGGTGCTGCTTCTGGCCGCGAGCCTGTTCCATGGCGCAACGGCGCTGCCCACGCCCGGCTCCTCGCCCATCCCGCCCAGCCAGGATCCCTGGTACAGCGCGCCCGAGGGCTTCGAGGAGGCAGATCCCGGTGCCATCCTGCGCGTGCGGCCCGCGCCCGGCAACTTGACCGTGGTAGTGGGCAATGCCTCGGCGGCTTACAACATCCTCTACCGCACTACAGACAGTCAATACAAGCCTTCGTGGGCTGTGACTACCCTGCTAGTGCCCACCGAggccgcctccgccgccatcaACCAGAGCGTCTTGCTCTCCTACCAGATCGCGTACGATTCGTTCGACGTCAACGCCAGTCCCAGCTACGCCATGTACACTAGCCCGCCCTCCGATATTATCCTCGCCCTGCAGCAGGGCTGGTTCGTAAACGTCCCCGATTACGAGGGCCCCAACGCCTCCTTCACTGCCGGTGTGCAGTCCGGCCATGCCACCCTTGACTCGGTCCGCAGCGTGCTCGCCTCTGGATTCGGCTTGAACCAGGATGCCAAGTACGCTCTTTGGGGATACTCTGGCGGTGCCTTGGCCAGCGAATGGGCTGCTGAGCTGCAGATGCAATACGCTCCGGAGTTGAACATTGCTGGTCTGGCTGTGGGTGGACTCACTCCCAACGTTACCAGTGTCATGAACACGGTGACCTCGACCATCAGCGCAGGACTCATTCCCGCCGCCGCGCTGGGTCTGTCGAGCCAGCACCCTGAAACGTACGAGTTCATCCTCAGCCAGCTGAAGACGACGGGACCCTACAACCGCACGGGATTCCTGGCCGCCAAGGACCTGACTCTGTCCGAAGCGGAGGTCTTCTATGCCTTCCAGAACATCTTTGATTATTTCGTCAACGGATCAGCTACGTTCCAGGCGCAAGTGGTGCAGAAGGCACTCAACCAGGACGGATACATGGGCTACCATGGGTTCCCGCAGATGCCGGTGCTCGCGTACAAGGCCATTCACGACGAGATCAGTCCCATCCAGGACACGGATCGCGTGATCAAGCGGTACTGTGGACTGGGATTGAACATCTTGTATGAGCGGAACACCATCGGTGGACACTCCGCAGAGCAGGTGAATGGCAACGCCCGGGCGTGGAACTGGTTGACGAGCATTTTCGAGGGAACGTATGCGCAGCAGTACAAGACCGAGGGGTGCACGATCCGCAATGTCACTTTGAACACGACTTCCTCTGTTTACTAG
- a CDS encoding SDR family oxidoreductase (COG:Q;~EggNog:ENOG410PNVS;~InterPro:IPR002347,IPR036291;~PFAM:PF00106,PF13561,PF08659,PF01370;~go_process: GO:0055114 - oxidation-reduction process [Evidence IEA]): MASYLVTGSTRGIGFELVRQLSEKPLSEVSTIIATSRSVNAALQDLADRHPNRVVLVHLDVAIPETIQRAAHTIEDILGDKGLDVLINNAGIVGWGRLKDMTDLEDTFHVNVTGPHIITQTFLPLLRKGSMKKIINISSSVGSIAKQSVYRDLPAPSYKITKAALNMMTVLYSQELEKEKFTVFCVSPGWLKTNEANSHADLPVGTGVERVLQMIRDRGVEVNGKFLNIHVAGWENNPGLNQYDGKELPW, encoded by the exons ATGGCATCCTACCTAGTTACTGGTAGTACTCGAGGGATCGGCTTCGAATTGGTGCGCCAATTATCAGAAAAGCCTCTCTCAGAAGTCAGCACCATCATTGCGACCTCACGATCGGTCAATGCCGCCCTGCAGGATCTAGCGGACCGGCATCCCAACCGAGTCGTGCTAGTCCACTTAGACGTCGCAATCCCTGAGACCATACAAAGGGCCGCTCATACCATCGAGGACATCTTAGGAGATAAGGGACTGGATGTACTCATTAACAATGCTGGCATCGTGGGCTGGGGCCGGCTTAAGGACAT GACGGACCTGGAAGACACGTTCCATGTCAATGTGACGGGCCCTCATATCATAACCCAGACCTTCTTGCCGCTATTGCGGAAGGgctccatgaagaagatcatcaacAT TTCCAGCAGCGTCGGCTCCATTGCAAAGCAGTCCGTCTATCGGGACCTGCCCGCCCCCTCCTACAAGATCACCAAGGCCGCCTTGAACATGATGACGGTGCTTTATTCTCAAGAgcttgagaaggaaaagttTACCGTATTCTGTGTGAGTCCTGGG TGGTTGAAAACAAACGAAGCAAATTCACACGCTGATCTTCCGGTCGGAACTGGAGTCGAGCGCGTTTTGCAGATGATCCGTGATCGGGGTGTGGAAGTCAATGGAAAATTTTTGAATATTCATGTTGCTGGGTGGGAGAACAACCCTGGTTTGAACCAGTATGATGGAAAGGAGCTGCCATGGTAG
- a CDS encoding uncharacterized protein (COG:Q;~EggNog:ENOG410PHWX;~InterPro:IPR036291,IPR002347;~PFAM:PF00106,PF13561,PF01370;~go_process: GO:0055114 - oxidation-reduction process [Evidence IEA]), protein MSDKYAAVHQSPKGAGDARPTALQVIQDENLEGQWSDKVILITGCSSGLGVHTARALYATGATLYLTARDLDRAKTALGDMLDSPRVHLLSLDLNSLASVRACTEEFTSRSPRLNVLIANAGVMGCPEGRTEDGFETQFGTNHLAHFLLFHLLRPVMLASSSPGFHSRVVLLSSGSHRFGQVNFDNLTWEGEFDTWMAYAQSKTANIWTANEIERRYGALGLHAVSLHPGTIATDLLRHVPADQMAIWAADKELEKYWKTPEQGAATTVWAAVSPEMEGKGGVYLENCAVANAWVPAAGPWGPGYAQWAFSPESEARLWDVSLNLLKLQE, encoded by the coding sequence ATGAGTGACAAATATGCAGCAGTGCACCAGTCGCCCAAGGGCGCTGGCGACGCGCGTCCAACTGCCCTGCAAGTTATCCAGGATGAAAATCTTGAGGGCCAATGGTCTGACAaggtcatcctcatcaccggctGCTCGTCAGGCCTGGGTGTGCATACTGCGCGAGCACTATATGCTACCGGTGCTACACTTTACCTGACGGCCCGGGACCTCGACAGGGCGAAAACAGCGCTTGGTGATATGCTTGACAGCCCACGCGTGCACCTCTTGTCTCTGGATCTCAATTCTCTGGCTTCAGTGCGTGCCTGCACGGAGGAATTCACATCAAGATCTCCCCGGCTTAACGTACTCATCGCGAACGCTGGAGTCATGGGCTGCCCGGAAGGAAGGACGGAAGATGGTTTCGAGACGCAATTTGGGACCAACCACCTGGCgcatttcctcctcttccatctcctacGTCCTGTGATGCTggcatcttcctcaccgGGATTTCACTCCCGGGTGGTGCTACTATCCTCCGGCTCGCATCGCTTTGGCCAAGTCAACTTTGACAATCTGACCTGGGAGGGCGAGTTCGACACCTGGATGGCCTATGCACAAAGCAAAACAGCCAACATCTGGACCGCTAATGAGATTGAGCGGCGGTATGGAGCTCTTGGTCTGCATGCGGTCAGTTTGCATCCTGGGACCATTGCCACAGACCTGCTGCGTCATGTGCCGGCTGACCAAATGGCGATTTGGGCTGCGGATAAGGAGTTGGAGAAATATTGGAAGACCCCTGAGCAAGGAGCTGCCACTACAGTCTGGGCGGCAGTGAGCCCAgagatggaagggaagggtgGAGTGTACTTGGAGAATTGTGCTGTGGCCAATGCGTGGGTGCCTGCGGCTGGTCCTTGGGGACCGGGATATGCCCAATGGGCGTTTAGTCCGGAGAGCGAAGCAAGGCTTTGGGATGTATCATTAAACTTATTGAAGTTGCAGGAGTAG